Genomic window (Flavobacteriales bacterium):
CGAGGTGCCCACCCCTCCGGGAAAGGTGGAGCACCGTTGCGTCCAAGGGGATCTTCACCATCAGTTCGTGATAGGCTTCGGCCTGCTTTTTCAGCAGACGCTTCAACGCCCTGAAGCGCGCCGGGGCCCTGTAGCGATATTCATCCAGTACTTCTTTATGGAAGTACGTCGGTCCTTCCGTGCTTCTGCGCAGTTTGAGGAACTCCTTCTTGAACGCGACGGAGATCCGCTTGGTGGTGTCCCGGGCGTCCGTGCCGAATTCAGGTGATCCGTGTGCGATGCGGGGCAGGATGCTGATGTCGATGCGCCCGTCGCGGATCACAAAGGTGCCCTTTGGCAGCACCTCGGAATTTCCGTGGATCAGCACGGGCACGATGTCCATCTTGAACTGGTGCGCGAGATAGAACGCGCCCTTGTGGAAGCGGCGCAAGCCCAAGTTCCTGGAACGGGTCCCTTCCGGGAACACCATGAGCGAGTAACCCTGCCGCATCTTTTCCCGCAGGTGCTCCAGGCCGTTCTCAATGCCTCGCGACACCGGATATCCACCGGCCAACTGCACCACTTTGCCGAAGATGGGCGAGTCATGCACCCAGTCGTTCACCAGGAAAATGACCTTGGGATGCAACATGCCCATGGCCAGAATGTCCAAGAAGGACGTGTGGTTGGCGACCATGATGGCGGGGCGCTCAAAGGTTTCCCCTTGGGGGTTCAACACCTGCTTCCGCACGAAAGGATTGCTGTAGAGCACCGACTTTTTGAATGCCGAGATGCTGCGGTGGAACCAAGCCATTTTCACCTTCTTGCTGACCGGGATGATCGGCAGCAGGAAGCTGACGCATAAGGAAAGGACCAGGCCGCCCAAGCCGAAGTAGGTGAACGACAACATCGAATGCAGCAACATCCGAAGTCTGACCGGCCTGCGCTCCGGACCGCCCACAAAGAGCCTGAACAACCAGGGCTGGACGGTGAAGGACACCAGCATGGCGGCGACGATGCCGATGATGGCCACGATGGAAATGGAGTACAACGCGGGGTGTTTCGCGAACACCAGCACCCCCACACCCAAGAGGGTGGTGATGACCGATAGCACGATGGATGTTTTGTGGGTGCGGACATGATCGATGCCCGTGCTTAGCTGAAGCAATAGCCCCCGCGTGATGAAGATGCTGTAGTCAATGCCCATCCCGAAGATGAATGTGCAGATCATGATGTTGAAGATGTTCAGGTGCATCCCGACCAGCCCCATGAAGCCGATGGTGATCAGCCACGTGAGCACGATGGGCAATGCGGTCACGAGGACGAGGGTGCCGCTGCGGAAGTACGCGAACAGGATCAGCACCACCACGAAGAAGGAGTACAGCACCAGTTTGTTGAAGTCCGTCTTCAGGTCCTTCAGAAAGCTCTCCATGGTGTGCTGCCTGTCCAGCGTGAGCACATGGGGCATGCCCGCGAACCGCGCTCGCACGGCGGCCATCCCGTCGCGCTCCACACGCACAATGCTGGCGACGGTCCAGAACCCGTCCTGCCCCGAAATGAAATCCGCCGGGTCCAACGCCCCGATGGTGGCCATGGGGTTGCTCACGCTGTCCACGGCGGCATGGTCCAAGCGGTCGAAGAAGGGCTGGTAGGTGGCGGGTTTCAGCCCGACGGCATTCCCCGATGCGATCAATCCATGCTCCACGGTATCCTTGCGCGACGTGGTCCAGAAGCTGTTCCAACGTTCCGTGCGCCGTGCCCGCTCTTGGTTTGAATGCAGCACGGTGGCGATGGAACTGAAGCCCTTGATCAGCTTTTTGTCCTGCAGTTCCTGCAGGTCCTTGAACACCTTATCGTTCACCTGCAAGGCCTCCTGGAGGTGCGGGGCGAAGGCCACCACGTGGATGGACTGCGTGGCCAGGTCGGAGATGCTGTCCAGATCATCCTCTGCCCGCTGCTGGTCCGCGGGCATGTAATTCATCTTCGAGAGGTCGTTGTCGAAATGCACCTTGGAATAGGTGAAGCAACTGATGATCAGCAGGACCGCCAATCCACCCAGGGACCAGCGGCTACTGTGGTAGGGGAAGGCGGCAATGCGGTCGAGCAGGGTTTCCTTGGCGATCTCTTTTTTGCCCGGCCGGTACGCCAGCGGAATGAATACGAGGGCGAAGACCGCCGCCGCAAGTACGGCCATGGCGCAGAAGACACCAAGATCCTGCAGCGCCTGCGACCGGAGGAAGATCAGGCAGAGGAACGCGCATGCCGTGGTGAGGCTGCTGACAAGGATCGGGCTGGCCACTTCGCGATAGACGTCCTGTACCGAGCCGCGCTCGCGCAGATGGGTAAGAATATGGAGCGAATAGTCCAGCGTGCAGCCAAGGACCACGGAGCCGATTCCGAGCGAAATAGCAGAAACGCCGTCCCGCAGGAAATAGAGCACACAAATGCCCAAGAGGCCGCCGAACAACGAGGGTACGAACAGAATGATGCTGACCGAGGTTCGCCTGAAGAAGAAGAGCAACAGCGCGAGCAGCAGCACCACCGCGATGATCATGGAATTGCGCACATCGGCCTTGATGCGTTCGGCATTGGCCACGGCGATGAGCACCGAGCCGAAGTATTCCGCCGAAGCCTTCCCTTGGTAGGCGTTGTTCAGGCCGGAGTTGATGGCATACAGTGTGTTGACGAACACATCGTTTTCCGCCGTCTTGTCCGAGCTGATCTTCGGTGTGATGAAGAGCAGCAGGTTCCGATGGTCCTTGCTCAGCAGATAGCCGTCGTGCAGGGTGAGCGCATCGCCAACACCCATTTCTTTGAGCTTGCTCAACCCGTCGAAGGTCAGGCCGAAGGGGTCCTGGCGGATGATGTCCTTGGCGATCAGCCCCGAAGGAGAGATGAGCGTCCTGAAGTTGCGTTCGTTGATCGCCTCAAGTGAATCATGGCGGATCACCCCTGCGAGCTTTTGATAATCCGCGTCGTCCAGGAATTGGGGCAGGTTGTCCTGCACGTAGGCCATGGTGCGGGCCATGTCGTCTGAGCCCACCTGGCCTTGCACGGCCTCTACAAAGGGTTCACAACGAGCGTGCAGGCTGTCCAGAAAACGGTCCGCGTAGGTGATGAGGTCGCCCTCTTCCCCGTTCTCTTGCAAGGCGACATTCACCACGATCTTGTCCGTGAAACGCACCGTCCGCAGCACGCGCTGCAGGTTCTGCTCCCCTTCCTTGACCGGAATGAGCTTGGTGATATCCTCTTCCAACGGGAGGTGGACGGTTACGTAGGTCATGCCCGCGAACAGAAGCACGAGCAGGGCAAGGCTCCACCAAGGACGCTTCGCCAGCGCTTTATGGACCGTGTACCAAGCGTTCACCATTTCTTCAGGCCGCACGCCATTTGAAGAGGCGCAATAGGCCGTATGTGATAAGGCCGGCCAGCACTCCGCAGATCGTGGCCAAAGCGATGCTGCCGACCACATAGACCTTCAGCTTCGGCAGGAGGTTCAAGTGGTCGAAGTCGATGTGGTCCAGGTCAATGGCCATCGAGATCTCCTCACCGCCGAGCAGGGCCTCGCCAACGCCGATGCTGCCCAAGATGACGACCGGTATCATGGGTGGGATGCTGACGTTGGACCCCGCGAAAGCCAAAGCGCGGTTGAGCTTGAACATCACAGCGGCACCGACAGCGATGAGGGTCTGCAGTCCCCACAACGGGCTGATCCCTATGAACACACCGATGCCTAAGGAAAGCGCCTTCTTCGCATCGCTGTCCTGAGGTCCGATCAGCTGTTCACGCAGGGAGCGTTTCCACCCCTTCTGCGCGAAGTAGGCATAGATATCGCGGGGTTTGATGTAGAAGATCATCATCAGCACCAGCAAGGTGTTCATCACGCTGATGCGTCCGAAATCCGCTCCTGGCCTGAAGTGCGACACCCGTTCGTCGATATCGTATTTCACCCTGACCGGAATGTTCCGCACCGTCACCCCGTCCCAAGCGGCACGCACGATCACCTCGATCTCGAATTCGAAGCGGGCGCTCCAGAACGGGATCCGCTCCATTGGTCCCAGTGGATAGGCCCGGAATCCGCTCTGGGTGTCCTTCAGCTTGATGCCCGTTTCCACCCAGTACCAGAAATTACTGAAGCGGTTGCCGAAGCTGCTTTTGCGCGGCACACTTGTCTGGCCCATGTTCCGCGCCCCGATCAACAGAAGGCCCTCCGGTGAAATGTGCTGCTTCAGCTCCTCCAAGAAGATGGGAAGGTCCTCGGGATAATGCTGGCCGTCGCTGTCGATGGTGATGGCATACCTGAACCCATGTTCCCGCGCCTCCTTGAAACCGGCGCGCAATGCTGCGCCCTTGCCTTGGTTCTCTGGAAAATGCAGCTGCCGGACCTGGGGAAAGTCTTTCAGGATCTCCGCCGTGCCGTCCGTGGAACCGTCGTTCACCACGATCACGTCATCGCAGTAGTCCAGCACACCCTGGATCACCTTGCGCAAGGTGCCCGCGTTGTTGTACGTGGGCATCAGCACGCAACAACCCAGTTGCTTGAAGGTGGCGATGTGCTCGGGCAAGGACATGGACGGGGAAGCCGTGCGGATCGGAACTTCCATGATAGCTTGCGAAAATAGGCGGTGACTATCGAACCGGCAGCAGCTTCGCCTTCTCCTCGTCCGAGTACACCGAGGAAGTGCGGGCATGGGTCCGGATCATCTTTTTCAATCCGGCATCCTTCTCGGCCGAAAAATGTCCGAGGATAAAATCCTTGTCCTGTTGAAGGTCACCCTTGTACAACAGAAAGCCGGGGGCGTTCTCTTGGACGGTCATCCGAAGGAAACGGACCTCCACGCTCTCCGGGGCGGCTTCGGCGGCCTTGGCCATCAGGTCCTTGCCCTCATTGAAAAGCTTCAATTTGCCGCTGATCCCGCTGGCAAATTGGGCGGCTATCATCAGCGCAGCACCGCGGTAGGCTGTTTGCGTGGGTACTGCGGTATCCGCATCGGCCGTCAGCTTCAGTAATTCCGCGGCTGTCTGCTCGTCCTTATGGGCCAAGGGATAGAGCTCCCGTTCGGCCGCGAGGTCCTGCGCCAGCACCATCACGGGGAACAGAAGTGCGATCAACCAAGCGGTCCTCATGGTAGTGCTATTGATGTCAAACACTTTGGAATTCCGCGCTCAGCTTCACGGCCAGCGTATCCTTGAAGTGGACCTTGGCCGACACTTTCACCCCTTGTTCCGTGGCGGTCTTCGTCAGGTCGAAGTCCAGGTCCGGGTGTATCCTGGGATCGATCAAGGCCATGAACTTGATGTTCGATGCGCTGCTGAGCCGGAGCGATCGCCCCAAGTGTTCTTCCAGCAGTTCCTGTACGATCTGCAACGTGCACACGCCGGGCATCACCGGCTGATCGGGAAAGTGCCCTTTGAAAACGGCGTGGTGCTCGTCCAGATGCACGGACGCGGTGATCCGGTCGCCTTCCTGTACGGTCCGGGTCACGGTGTAAAGTCCTTTGATCAGCATGCGTGGCTTCAATTGTTGATCCTGTCCAGGTCGATGGTCAGTGGCCGGGTCAGGTGGGTGATGGTGATGTGCGATGCGGATCCTTCCGCGCCGGGGGTGAACTTCAGCTCCACGCGCTCCTTGCCGTATCCCCTCCGCACGACGCGTTGCAGTTCGCCGGTCGGTCGTGCAAAGAAAAGGTATTGGCGCCCTTCGCCCTGCCGCGAAAGAAAAACCGCGGTCCCATCAGCTTCAAACTCCCCACGCACGGGCACATTCTCGTGTACCATCATCGCCAGGTCCGTGCCCAGCACGTGGATCAGCGGGCGCTTGTCCAACTCCGGTATGGCGAAGTTCTTCACCGTCCTGCCTTGGCCCATGGTGAGGTCAAGGAACTTGTTCCCCATCTCCCCCATCAGCACCACACGGTGCCGTTGGTCATCGAGTTTCTTCACCACCAACAAGCCCCCGAAATTACGATCCCCGAACTGGATGTTCATCTTGTACAGGTAGTCCACATCGGTGCGGCTGAAGTACGGGTTGTTTACGGTGGCAACGGCCGAACGCTGCTCCGTCATCCCCTTGGTGGTGGCGGGTGAACAGGCCTGCAGCAGCAGCGGAACGAGAAGACTAATGAGCAAAAACCGCATCGTCCAAAGCGGGATTTGTCTTGAGGTTGCTGATGACGATGCGCGTATGGTCGTCGCCGGGCTCGATGATCTTCAGCTCCACGATCTTCCGGTCCTCTTTCCCGAAGTTGAGCTCCAGTTGTTTGACGTATCCGGCCAATTCCTTGTCCTTCGGCTTCAGCACCACCACGTCATATTTCGGCCCGGAAAAAAGGCTGACGTTGAACGCGGGATCCTTGAACAGGTCGCCGCGCACGCTTTTCGTCATCATATCGCTGACCTGCGCCAGCAGCTTGTGGCTGCCGATGTCCATCTCGCTCTTCCGGCCGCCGTCGTTCACCTTCATCATGCCGTCCTTGAAGATGATGCTGTAGTCGTAGGGCTTGGTGTAGGCCCACTTCACGGTGTTCGGGCTGCGGAAGGACATGGTGCCGGAAGACACGATGTCCTTCGTCAGCAGGTCCATGTGCTTGTACTGCGTGAAATCACTTTGCAGCGTCCGTGTGTTCGCAGTGCTCTTCAGAAGTTCCTGCTCGAACTGCTCCCCTTGGGCTTTCGACATGGGTGCGCCCTGCGCGAAAGCAGCCTGTACAAAGCAGCAGGTCAGCAGGGTGATCAGAACGTTCCTCATCCTCGGTAGGGTTTGATGCCCAACAACTGGTCCACGGGTACGCCGGACAAGTCGTTGGCGCGCATAAAACTCAACAATCGTTCCAAGACCTCCACACACTTTTCACCCGTATCGTGCAACAGGACCACTTCACCCCCTTTCAAGCGGCGTACGACCCGCTTCCACACTTGGTCGGCACTGCGCCGCGTGGTGTCCAACGAGCGGATGCTCCAGCCCACGCACACCAGATCTTGTGCCGCCACAGCCCTTGCGATCGGCGGGTTCGTCACGCCGAACGGGGGGCGGAAGAGCCGCATCCTCAGCCCTGTCAGTTCCTGCACCGTCCGTTCGCTGTCCTGCAGCTCTTTGATCACCGCCCCGGTGGACTTGAAGCCGAAGGTGTTGCTGTGGGAAAAGCCGTGGTTGCCCACGGTGTGGCCTTGGCCGATGATGTCCTTCACGATGCCGGGATGCGCCTGCGCCCGCTTGCCGATGCAGAAAAAAGTGGCCTTGGCACCATGGTCCGCAAGGAGCTTCAGCACCTGCGGCGTGATCACCGGGTCCGGACCGTCATCGAAGGTGATCGCCACCCGGTCATCATGCTCCCGTGGCGAACGGAAAAGCACGGGAAGATGGTATTGCCAGCGGAGAAGGGAAGAACCTGCCACGGCCACCACCAGCCATACCGCGACCAGTAAGGCCCACGCCCACCATGGCGCTTTCAGCAGGAAGAACGCGATGGCCAGCACCGCGACCGAGAGGATCACGTAGCGATGCTTCATCGGCTCAACATTTCCGCAGCAAGGTGAGGTTATGGTCCACGCTGCGGTATTGGTCGTATTGCAGGATGGTCCTGATCGTGCCGCTTGGCGGGTTCTTCAGCAGATAGGCCGGTGGTACGGCACCACGTTCCAACACCCTTGCCGCCAAGTACATGGCGAAGGTCGGTACGGTATGGAACTCGCCCGTACGATGCTTGTACGCGAGCTGCGTGTGCTGTTTGAAAAGCCCTTGGTCCAGTTTGTTGTAGTAGCCGTCATGATCGCCATCCCCATTGCGGCCCAGCACCACGGCGTCCACATCCCCCGGACTCAGTCCGTTTTCCCTCAAAAAATCCAGCACATGCTGTTCGATGCCTTCCGCACCGGTCTTGTGCCAAGCCTTCACCGCAAGCAGTTCGGCATGCGTCGCGGGCCCCTTTACGGTACCCAGCACGAAGAAGCCGGCCCCTTCGCCGAAGAGCGCGCCGCTGGTGGTGGAGACCAACAATCCAGCGGAAGGCACGGACTTCCCTTTGATGTGCCCGTTCCTGCGGTGCAGCTCGGTGGAGTGATCGCCCAGTTCGTCAACTCCGCCGATGAGCACGACCTCCGCATCACCGTTGCGCAGTTGCATCCTGCCATCGATGACCGAGGAGGCAAAGGAGTTGCTGCCGTGTACATAGGTGAAGTTGTAACCGGTGCACGCAAGCATGCGCGCCAAATGGCCAGCCACGGAGTTGTGCGTGGATTGGATGAAGGGCGTGGGCGTGAGGAACTGCTCGTCATTGTCCAGGATGGCGCGCAGGAATTTCTCCGAATCCCGGATGCATCCCATGCCGGTGCCGGTGATCACGGCGTCCACCCGCTCCACGCCGGCCTGTTCCATGGCCGCCTTCGTGGCCGCGATGCTCATCTTCATGCCGGTGGAAAGGCGGCGCGCCTCGGAGCCCGGAATGATCTTGCTGTAGTCCGGGGCGATGGCGTGCCATGCATCCGCATCGTACAGCACGGGTCCGCCAAAGAGGCGTTCGGGGTCGTGCGTGCCCTGCGCCGTCACCGTGCCCATGCCGTTGATGTAGACCGGCTTCGCCATCAGGCTTTCACAAGGATCAAGGAGGAACAGTTGCCGCCGAAGCCCAATGAATTGCTGAGCACGCTGGTCAACGGCATGTCGGTCAACTTCGTGATCGGCCGGAGGTCGAACTCGCTCATGCCGCCCGTGAAGTTCAGCGTGGGGAACACTACCTGCTGCTGCATGGCCAAAATGGAGAAGACCGCTTCCACCGCCCCGGCCGCGGCCAAGGTGTGCCCGGTGTAGGGTTTGGTGCTGGTGAACGGCGGCACGCGTTCCCCGAACACGCGCTTGAAAGCGCGGCCTTCACTGAGGTCGTTGTTGGGCGTGGCAGTGCCGTGCGCGTTGATGTGGTCGATGTCCGAAGGGGAAAGGCCCGCGGTGCGCAAGGCCCCCAACATGGCGGCGGTGGCACCGTCGCCGTTCTCCGAGGATGCGGTCTGGTGGTGGGCGTCGTTGGCGTTGCTGTATCCCGCCACATAGGCGATCGGCGTTGCATTGCGGGCTTTCACGCTCGCATCCGATTCCAGGACCAAGTATGCAGCGGCCTCGCCAAGGTTCAATCCATCACGGTCCTCGCTGAAGGGCCTGTTCCGTGAGGCGGAGAGGATCATCAAGGTGTTGAAGCCGTTGAGCGTGAACTTCGAGAGGCAGTCCACGCCGCCCACGAGCACGCGGTCCATCATGCCGGCCTTGATC
Coding sequences:
- a CDS encoding 3-hydroxyacyl-ACP dehydratase, with product MLIKGLYTVTRTVQEGDRITASVHLDEHHAVFKGHFPDQPVMPGVCTLQIVQELLEEHLGRSLRLSSASNIKFMALIDPRIHPDLDFDLTKTATEQGVKVSAKVHFKDTLAVKLSAEFQSV
- a CDS encoding 1-acyl-sn-glycerol-3-phosphate acyltransferase, which codes for MRPEEMVNAWYTVHKALAKRPWWSLALLVLLFAGMTYVTVHLPLEEDITKLIPVKEGEQNLQRVLRTVRFTDKIVVNVALQENGEEGDLITYADRFLDSLHARCEPFVEAVQGQVGSDDMARTMAYVQDNLPQFLDDADYQKLAGVIRHDSLEAINERNFRTLISPSGLIAKDIIRQDPFGLTFDGLSKLKEMGVGDALTLHDGYLLSKDHRNLLLFITPKISSDKTAENDVFVNTLYAINSGLNNAYQGKASAEYFGSVLIAVANAERIKADVRNSMIIAVVLLLALLLFFFRRTSVSIILFVPSLFGGLLGICVLYFLRDGVSAISLGIGSVVLGCTLDYSLHILTHLRERGSVQDVYREVASPILVSSLTTACAFLCLIFLRSQALQDLGVFCAMAVLAAAVFALVFIPLAYRPGKKEIAKETLLDRIAAFPYHSSRWSLGGLAVLLIISCFTYSKVHFDNDLSKMNYMPADQQRAEDDLDSISDLATQSIHVVAFAPHLQEALQVNDKVFKDLQELQDKKLIKGFSSIATVLHSNQERARRTERWNSFWTTSRKDTVEHGLIASGNAVGLKPATYQPFFDRLDHAAVDSVSNPMATIGALDPADFISGQDGFWTVASIVRVERDGMAAVRARFAGMPHVLTLDRQHTMESFLKDLKTDFNKLVLYSFFVVVLILFAYFRSGTLVLVTALPIVLTWLITIGFMGLVGMHLNIFNIMICTFIFGMGIDYSIFITRGLLLQLSTGIDHVRTHKTSIVLSVITTLLGVGVLVFAKHPALYSISIVAIIGIVAAMLVSFTVQPWLFRLFVGGPERRPVRLRMLLHSMLSFTYFGLGGLVLSLCVSFLLPIIPVSKKVKMAWFHRSISAFKKSVLYSNPFVRKQVLNPQGETFERPAIMVANHTSFLDILAMGMLHPKVIFLVNDWVHDSPIFGKVVQLAGGYPVSRGIENGLEHLREKMRQGYSLMVFPEGTRSRNLGLRRFHKGAFYLAHQFKMDIVPVLIHGNSEVLPKGTFVIRDGRIDISILPRIAHGSPEFGTDARDTTKRISVAFKKEFLKLRRSTEGPTYFHKEVLDEYRYRAPARFRALKRLLKKQAEAYHELMVKIPLDATVLHLSRRGGHLDLCLALDGPNRKLRTFIGHEGDRAVVMNGVIDHTHDHIAVLMSKEEAMLQEADIALVEEGVLTPDELASLQARFPDNLFLHA
- a CDS encoding DUF2062 domain-containing protein; protein product: MSLPEHIATFKQLGCCVLMPTYNNAGTLRKVIQGVLDYCDDVIVVNDGSTDGTAEILKDFPQVRQLHFPENQGKGAALRAGFKEAREHGFRYAITIDSDGQHYPEDLPIFLEELKQHISPEGLLLIGARNMGQTSVPRKSSFGNRFSNFWYWVETGIKLKDTQSGFRAYPLGPMERIPFWSARFEFEIEVIVRAAWDGVTVRNIPVRVKYDIDERVSHFRPGADFGRISVMNTLLVLMMIFYIKPRDIYAYFAQKGWKRSLREQLIGPQDSDAKKALSLGIGVFIGISPLWGLQTLIAVGAAVMFKLNRALAFAGSNVSIPPMIPVVILGSIGVGEALLGGEEISMAIDLDHIDFDHLNLLPKLKVYVVGSIALATICGVLAGLITYGLLRLFKWRAA
- a CDS encoding outer membrane lipoprotein carrier protein LolA; this translates as MRNVLITLLTCCFVQAAFAQGAPMSKAQGEQFEQELLKSTANTRTLQSDFTQYKHMDLLTKDIVSSGTMSFRSPNTVKWAYTKPYDYSIIFKDGMMKVNDGGRKSEMDIGSHKLLAQVSDMMTKSVRGDLFKDPAFNVSLFSGPKYDVVVLKPKDKELAGYVKQLELNFGKEDRKIVELKIIEPGDDHTRIVISNLKTNPALDDAVFAH
- a CDS encoding beta-ketoacyl-[acyl-carrier-protein] synthase family protein, which produces MTKGVAVTGMGIISAIGADVPGNLAALREGRSGIGPITRLPTHLAGTVQVGGIALSDEDLADLLGHPSEGPHTRTSLLGSVAAEEALRQAGLMSVDRQNLGLITATTVGGMDVTEKYFYEYLTSDEHLASIDTLHAGHTGQMIADHLGIANGFVTTISTACSSASNAIMLGARMIKAGMMDRVLVGGVDCLSKFTLNGFNTLMILSASRNRPFSEDRDGLNLGEAAAYLVLESDASVKARNATPIAYVAGYSNANDAHHQTASSENGDGATAAMLGALRTAGLSPSDIDHINAHGTATPNNDLSEGRAFKRVFGERVPPFTSTKPYTGHTLAAAGAVEAVFSILAMQQQVVFPTLNFTGGMSEFDLRPITKLTDMPLTSVLSNSLGFGGNCSSLILVKA
- a CDS encoding beta-ketoacyl synthase chain length factor, whose translation is MAKPVYINGMGTVTAQGTHDPERLFGGPVLYDADAWHAIAPDYSKIIPGSEARRLSTGMKMSIAATKAAMEQAGVERVDAVITGTGMGCIRDSEKFLRAILDNDEQFLTPTPFIQSTHNSVAGHLARMLACTGYNFTYVHGSNSFASSVIDGRMQLRNGDAEVVLIGGVDELGDHSTELHRRNGHIKGKSVPSAGLLVSTTSGALFGEGAGFFVLGTVKGPATHAELLAVKAWHKTGAEGIEQHVLDFLRENGLSPGDVDAVVLGRNGDGDHDGYYNKLDQGLFKQHTQLAYKHRTGEFHTVPTFAMYLAARVLERGAVPPAYLLKNPPSGTIRTILQYDQYRSVDHNLTLLRKC
- a CDS encoding polysaccharide deacetylase family protein; its protein translation is MKHRYVILSVAVLAIAFFLLKAPWWAWALLVAVWLVVAVAGSSLLRWQYHLPVLFRSPREHDDRVAITFDDGPDPVITPQVLKLLADHGAKATFFCIGKRAQAHPGIVKDIIGQGHTVGNHGFSHSNTFGFKSTGAVIKELQDSERTVQELTGLRMRLFRPPFGVTNPPIARAVAAQDLVCVGWSIRSLDTTRRSADQVWKRVVRRLKGGEVVLLHDTGEKCVEVLERLLSFMRANDLSGVPVDQLLGIKPYRG